Proteins from a single region of Zavarzinella sp.:
- a CDS encoding tyrosine-type recombinase/integrase has protein sequence MARTAKPWYRQDRKAWFVNIRGKRHNLGPNKKAAFKLFHELMLKSEESQPLPAKTISIAMVFDKFLEWCQLNRSRATYVAYRYYQQSFLDSLGATCIQPADSLRPFHVLDWVQNHPDWGKAHQRGAMQAIQRAYNWGEQFGYLQNNPVKWMKKPQAPRRENPLSAPEYNRILERVQDLPFRQLLLFAWETGCRPNELFILESRHINLELSRVEIPPAEAKGKKKWRFIYLTEAAKQLIEELLQKYPDGKLFRNTFGKPWTRLAVNGRFCRLKKATGIAYCMYDFRHGFCQRLLESGVDHVTVAALMGHTDARMVACTYSHMNQADSHLRTTLDQVSKRINKMKHGQPVVCWK, from the coding sequence ATGGCACGTACAGCCAAACCCTGGTACCGCCAGGACCGAAAAGCCTGGTTCGTGAACATCCGTGGCAAACGCCACAATTTAGGGCCAAACAAAAAAGCGGCCTTCAAGCTGTTTCACGAACTGATGTTAAAGAGCGAGGAATCCCAACCTTTGCCTGCAAAAACAATCAGTATTGCGATGGTCTTCGACAAGTTCCTGGAATGGTGCCAATTGAACCGTTCCAGAGCAACGTATGTCGCTTACCGCTACTATCAGCAAAGTTTTCTCGATTCTTTGGGTGCAACCTGTATTCAGCCTGCCGATTCTCTTCGGCCTTTTCATGTGCTGGATTGGGTTCAGAACCATCCGGATTGGGGGAAAGCACACCAGCGTGGGGCAATGCAGGCGATCCAACGGGCATACAACTGGGGAGAACAGTTCGGCTACCTGCAAAACAATCCGGTTAAATGGATGAAAAAACCGCAGGCTCCTCGGCGGGAAAATCCGCTTTCCGCACCTGAATACAACCGCATTCTGGAACGGGTGCAGGATCTGCCATTCCGGCAGTTATTGCTTTTCGCCTGGGAGACTGGTTGCCGACCGAATGAACTGTTCATTCTGGAATCGAGGCATATCAATCTGGAACTGAGTCGGGTCGAAATCCCTCCTGCAGAAGCGAAAGGGAAGAAGAAATGGCGGTTTATCTACCTCACAGAAGCTGCAAAGCAGTTAATCGAGGAATTATTGCAGAAATACCCGGATGGGAAATTGTTTCGCAACACTTTTGGTAAACCCTGGACACGGCTGGCGGTGAATGGCCGGTTTTGCCGGTTAAAGAAAGCCACCGGAATTGCCTACTGCATGTACGACTTCCGCCATGGCTTCTGCCAGCGGCTATTGGAATCCGGGGTGGACCATGTTACGGTCGCTGCCCTAATGGGCCATACCGATGCACGCATGGTTGCCTGCACCTATTCCCACATGAATCAGGCCGATTCCCACCTGCGAACAACGCTGGATCAAGTATCAAAAAGAATCAATAAAATGAAGCACGGCCAGCCTGTCGTTTGCTGGAAATAA
- a CDS encoding helix-turn-helix domain-containing protein, translating to MSYSIKDLARFLGVSMSTVYGWIARRELPHYRLGAAGRRGRIIVQQADLDLFLAQRRLESEQPQETEQRPVPREPLKHLHLRPK from the coding sequence ATGTCCTATTCCATCAAAGACCTTGCCCGCTTTCTGGGTGTATCGATGAGCACGGTGTATGGCTGGATTGCCAGGCGGGAACTGCCCCATTATCGGCTGGGGGCTGCCGGTCGCCGAGGACGGATTATTGTGCAGCAGGCCGATCTGGATCTTTTTCTGGCCCAGAGAAGATTGGAAAGTGAACAACCCCAGGAGACGGAACAGCGACCCGTTCCGCGCGAGCCATTGAAACATCTACATCTCAGGCCGAAGTAG
- a CDS encoding ParB/RepB/Spo0J family partition protein — protein sequence MHTEQMIRLRVDQIDANPHNPRLISDSDLLHEFADNIRNQGVIQPILVQESSTPGRYFVVDGHRRLAACKLVGHVEIQCILQNNSSKPHEVIAQMLSIDQHREDFSDFERGRQFSILKHDGGMNLRQIATRLGISESKVSKCIKVFHRLSPLCRQWHAEGKLNDSTLYYLSQLKDHEDQDSLATLAIEQKFSVQQIANEVAIFRAHKRKEPKKVRFKLTDQIVLECPADMVCRDVIRQIRIGIEKLRPGGEYMIDQLNGIQEQAKSNEHENN from the coding sequence ATGCATACCGAACAGATGATCCGTCTGCGCGTCGACCAGATTGATGCCAATCCCCACAATCCACGTTTGATTTCCGATTCCGATTTGCTGCATGAGTTTGCTGACAACATTCGCAACCAAGGAGTGATTCAACCAATTCTGGTTCAAGAATCATCCACTCCGGGACGCTATTTTGTAGTCGACGGTCATCGACGATTGGCAGCATGTAAACTCGTCGGACACGTTGAAATCCAATGTATCCTTCAGAACAATTCTTCAAAGCCACACGAGGTCATCGCTCAAATGCTGTCGATCGATCAGCATCGAGAAGACTTTTCTGACTTTGAACGCGGTCGCCAGTTTTCAATTTTGAAGCATGATGGCGGGATGAATCTGCGACAAATTGCAACCCGTTTGGGAATTTCGGAATCAAAAGTGTCCAAATGCATCAAAGTCTTCCATCGCTTGAGTCCACTTTGCCGCCAATGGCATGCAGAAGGAAAGCTGAACGATTCTACGTTGTATTATCTCAGCCAATTAAAAGATCACGAGGATCAGGACAGTTTGGCAACGCTTGCTATTGAGCAGAAATTTTCTGTGCAACAGATTGCCAATGAAGTGGCAATTTTTCGTGCACATAAACGGAAAGAACCAAAGAAAGTCCGTTTCAAGTTAACCGATCAGATCGTGCTGGAATGCCCTGCGGACATGGTTTGCCGTGATGTGATCCGCCAGATTCGTATTGGCATCGAGAAATTAAGACCAGGTGGAGAATACATGATCGATCAGCTCAATGGGATCCAGGAGCAAGCAAAATCGAATGAGCACGAAAACAATTAA
- a CDS encoding type II toxin-antitoxin system VapC family toxin produces the protein MSAVLDSSAVLALLFRERGAEAVQDWLGGALMCTVNYSEVAGKLVQLGQSVEQVQSTLARLPIRWQEFTLERSLLAASLQQYNTRGVSLGDRACLALAMQTSLPLITSDQRLAELELELEIHVFR, from the coding sequence ATGAGTGCGGTTCTGGATTCCTCTGCAGTACTGGCGTTATTGTTTCGGGAGCGAGGTGCGGAGGCAGTGCAGGATTGGCTGGGAGGTGCATTGATGTGCACGGTCAATTATTCGGAAGTGGCTGGAAAACTGGTGCAGCTAGGGCAATCAGTGGAGCAGGTGCAGAGCACGCTGGCCAGATTGCCGATACGCTGGCAGGAATTCACATTGGAACGGAGCTTGCTTGCGGCCAGTTTGCAGCAATACAACACCCGGGGCGTGTCACTGGGGGATCGGGCCTGTCTGGCTTTGGCGATGCAGACCAGTTTGCCACTGATTACCTCGGATCAGCGGTTGGCGGAACTCGAACTGGAGTTGGAGATTCATGTCTTCCGGTAG
- a CDS encoding LptF/LptG family permease — protein sequence MIRILDRMLFLSFIRGYFICLISTLSLYIIVDLFTNLDEFARPGKSFLDVLMHLLGYYGYRTLEYYDRLCEVISLLAAMFAIAWIQRNNELIPMLSAGVSTHRVLRPILLGAVLMLSVGIFNQEMVIPRIASALVAEREDPDGAKEIGVQGAFDSSGVHIEGIRAYRRDLLVKPFFATMPETSQSQMRHITAAYAIYVPPQDNKPLSGGWELYGASPDNLAEDKIDTSMLTIIDRGRYFLKVKDATFEGITSGGKKTLALSSTTALRAYLDRTEPGRMNTLAVTYHMRLTRPLVGMLLVIMGISIILRDQTRHIFISTGLCLGLCATFFAAIFASRFMGNADIISPALSGWLPVIVFTPLAIALYDAIHT from the coding sequence ATGATTCGCATTCTGGATCGAATGTTATTCCTGTCGTTCATTCGTGGGTATTTCATCTGCCTGATCAGCACCCTAAGCCTGTATATTATTGTCGATCTGTTTACCAATCTGGATGAATTTGCCCGCCCAGGAAAGAGTTTTCTAGATGTTCTGATGCATCTATTGGGCTATTACGGCTACCGCACACTCGAATATTACGACCGTTTGTGCGAAGTGATTTCTCTTTTGGCGGCCATGTTCGCCATTGCCTGGATCCAGCGGAATAATGAGCTGATTCCGATGCTGTCTGCGGGTGTTTCTACCCACCGGGTGCTGCGACCCATCCTGCTGGGTGCGGTACTGATGTTGAGTGTGGGGATCTTTAACCAGGAAATGGTCATCCCCAGAATTGCATCCGCTCTGGTTGCCGAACGCGAAGATCCCGATGGAGCAAAAGAAATCGGTGTGCAAGGTGCTTTTGACAGTTCTGGTGTCCACATCGAAGGGATCCGAGCCTATCGGCGGGACTTGCTGGTGAAACCATTTTTCGCCACCATGCCGGAAACCAGCCAGTCCCAGATGCGACATATTACAGCAGCCTATGCCATTTATGTTCCCCCACAGGATAACAAGCCACTTTCTGGAGGCTGGGAACTGTACGGTGCCAGCCCCGATAACCTGGCGGAAGACAAGATTGATACATCAATGCTCACCATTATTGACCGCGGACGCTATTTTCTGAAGGTGAAAGATGCCACGTTTGAAGGGATTACCAGTGGCGGCAAAAAAACCCTGGCGTTGAGTTCCACAACGGCCCTGCGGGCCTATCTCGACCGCACCGAACCGGGCAGAATGAATACCCTGGCCGTAACTTACCACATGCGCTTGACCCGCCCACTGGTGGGGATGCTGCTGGTGATCATGGGGATTTCGATCATCCTGCGGGATCAGACAAGGCATATCTTCATCAGCACTGGTTTGTGCCTTGGACTTTGTGCCACCTTTTTCGCAGCAATTTTTGCTTCGCGGTTTATGGGCAATGCAGACATTATCTCCCCAGCTTTGAGTGGCTGGCTACCAGTGATTGTGTTTACCCCACTTGCAATTGCACTGTATGATGCAATTCACACGTAA
- a CDS encoding sialate O-acetylesterase, which yields MNFRIITGVVLLATMLAANADDKGKHLFILSGQSNMAGLDPNISFTPTVEEAFGKDQVIVVKSAQGGQPIRRWYKKWKPLNGEMPKGNGDLYDLMMTKVNAAVKGEKLASVTFLWMQGERDAREKHGDVYAESLQGVLGQLSEDLGRKDIHVVIGRLSDHGNSNKTYGDWTKIREVQVKFAENTPRGAWVDTDDLNDGKNKSGKEIKNDLHYSVEGYRILGERFATKSIELIRKQGK from the coding sequence ATGAACTTTCGAATCATTACGGGTGTTGTTCTGCTTGCAACAATGCTGGCTGCGAATGCCGACGACAAAGGGAAGCACCTGTTTATTCTGTCTGGCCAGTCGAACATGGCAGGACTGGACCCGAACATCTCTTTCACTCCCACCGTGGAGGAGGCATTTGGCAAAGATCAGGTCATTGTGGTCAAAAGTGCCCAGGGAGGTCAACCGATCCGACGCTGGTACAAGAAATGGAAGCCACTGAATGGGGAAATGCCCAAAGGCAATGGTGATCTGTACGATCTGATGATGACCAAAGTAAATGCAGCCGTCAAAGGTGAGAAACTGGCATCCGTTACCTTTTTATGGATGCAGGGTGAACGCGATGCCCGCGAAAAGCATGGTGATGTCTACGCGGAAAGTCTTCAAGGAGTGCTTGGGCAGTTAAGCGAAGATCTTGGTCGGAAAGACATTCATGTGGTCATTGGTCGGCTAAGCGATCATGGGAATTCCAACAAGACTTATGGCGACTGGACGAAAATTCGGGAAGTACAGGTGAAATTTGCTGAAAACACCCCACGTGGTGCCTGGGTTGATACCGACGACCTGAACGATGGCAAAAATAAAAGCGGCAAAGAGATCAAGAATGATCTGCACTACTCTGTCGAAGGCTATCGAATTCTGGGCGAACGATTTGCAACAAAATCCATTGAATTGATCCGCAAACAGGGGAAATAA
- a CDS encoding tyrosine-type recombinase/integrase codes for MSSGRELAGVAPLPLATAVHSWLQKSTSLETRSNYQRDLQQFLQFVGLDASQLPEIRPHHVAAWRDDLLQRGCGNSTVVRKLSVLRSLFRYLQTYGYLGANPAHRDFVSAPAVPRDGKTVSLTPEECRILLDGYAGHTPEEVRNRAMLAVLAYTGCRVGEITQLRVNSLLNSGGHRLLEIYGKGGKERRVPLHPEAYERLEQWLICSGIAGDGTGPLFRPVSTARGGGSDGFLRKPLTRRAVQKMMERSLRKLGLNPQASTHSLRVTAITTGRERGSDLIDLQDFAGHADPRTTLTYVRNRNRLNQSPSYLLKY; via the coding sequence ATGTCTTCCGGTAGGGAACTGGCAGGGGTTGCCCCCCTCCCCCTGGCCACTGCAGTGCATAGTTGGCTGCAAAAGTCGACTTCATTGGAAACCCGCAGTAATTATCAGCGGGATTTGCAGCAGTTTTTGCAGTTTGTCGGGTTAGATGCCAGCCAGTTGCCGGAAATTCGGCCACATCATGTCGCCGCCTGGCGTGATGACCTGTTGCAACGGGGGTGTGGCAATAGCACGGTCGTCCGGAAATTATCAGTGTTACGGTCGTTGTTCCGGTATTTGCAGACCTATGGTTATCTGGGAGCCAATCCCGCCCATCGGGATTTTGTCAGTGCCCCAGCAGTACCGAGGGATGGAAAAACCGTCTCTTTGACACCGGAAGAGTGCCGGATTCTGCTGGATGGCTATGCAGGCCATACCCCGGAAGAGGTGCGGAATCGGGCAATGCTCGCGGTGTTGGCTTACACGGGATGCCGAGTGGGAGAGATTACCCAGTTGCGGGTGAATTCGTTACTGAATAGTGGCGGGCATCGGCTCCTGGAGATTTATGGCAAAGGGGGCAAAGAACGTCGGGTTCCACTGCATCCGGAAGCGTATGAACGGCTGGAACAATGGCTGATTTGCAGTGGGATTGCCGGTGATGGGACGGGACCGCTATTTCGACCGGTATCAACCGCACGGGGTGGCGGTAGTGATGGTTTTCTGCGAAAGCCGTTGACTCGGCGGGCGGTGCAGAAAATGATGGAGCGTTCGTTGCGAAAACTGGGGCTGAATCCGCAGGCCAGCACCCATTCTCTGCGAGTGACGGCAATCACCACGGGACGGGAGCGAGGTTCCGATCTGATCGATTTGCAGGATTTTGCAGGCCATGCTGATCCCCGTACTACCCTCACCTATGTTCGCAATCGCAATCGGCTGAATCAGTCCCCATCGTATCTGTTGAAATACTGA
- a CDS encoding thermonuclease family protein, whose translation MSAYGQSISGQAEVIDGDTLIVAGERIRLMGIDAPERKQICWDLVQQSYRCGEWVTVQLQRGIGHSRVICELHGKDRYGRHLGRCRVGEHDLGFWLVQQGLAVTYRTEDRELLAAERDARRQRRGLWSGAFQQPSIWRKSRPGQP comes from the coding sequence ATGTCTGCATATGGGCAGAGTATCTCGGGACAGGCGGAAGTGATCGATGGTGATACCTTGATCGTTGCTGGGGAGCGGATTCGGCTAATGGGTATCGATGCCCCGGAACGGAAACAGATTTGCTGGGACCTTGTGCAGCAGAGTTATCGCTGTGGAGAGTGGGTAACCGTCCAGTTACAGAGGGGAATTGGGCATTCTCGGGTTATCTGTGAATTGCATGGAAAAGACCGCTACGGACGGCATCTGGGGAGATGTCGCGTAGGTGAGCATGATTTGGGATTCTGGCTGGTTCAACAGGGACTGGCGGTCACTTATCGCACCGAGGATCGGGAATTGCTGGCAGCGGAAAGGGATGCTCGGAGGCAACGGCGGGGATTGTGGTCAGGAGCCTTTCAACAGCCATCGATCTGGCGGAAAAGCAGGCCAGGGCAACCTTGA
- a CDS encoding AbrB/MazE/SpoVT family DNA-binding domain-containing protein, translating into MSEQPRIHHTKIGPARRIVLPTSWCQELQLQPGDPISLEFDEHGLHIRTLHDTIAEIQASLAPLKGSDSIVDQFIAEKRAAAAQEAEE; encoded by the coding sequence ATGTCAGAACAGCCCCGAATCCACCATACCAAGATTGGTCCCGCCCGGAGAATTGTGTTACCCACCAGTTGGTGTCAGGAATTGCAATTACAGCCTGGTGATCCGATCAGCCTCGAATTTGATGAGCATGGTCTGCACATCCGCACCCTGCATGATACGATTGCCGAAATTCAGGCCAGTCTGGCACCGCTCAAAGGCTCGGACAGTATCGTTGATCAATTTATCGCGGAGAAACGGGCCGCAGCGGCACAGGAAGCGGAAGAATGA
- a CDS encoding TraM recognition domain-containing protein, translating to MPAPWSGADCLILAPGKTAVRLDLVAYELNRPGGSVESLVQLLVALAKVVNRNGGDNAQNEAFWQSSMETLLRQALTALHYGSQQPPITMDLYQLLTSLPESAEFVRTEAFLTTKLARLLGFAGHQQFPPHIKQQLGLAFDYLTGTFARLSDRTRSVIEAMVRNTLEPLVSTEAAEVFASGVVNETPDSMMANRKVVILDWPVLVGNEPARAWNALWILLFQRAGLRRPIGPDSPPLVVFRDEYPQIATPSEDAKATLTGRSQKVLSVILFQSLPAAISALGGTDVARQEFLTVLGNHGVKFIGNTTCPETGQFFSQMFGSDRRMLMNGSIRPEELHPADLLFGTPTNQQFGFSEQILPLVRPEQFATLRRGEFFIHRAGPAFRNGRPFKRIQFAKE from the coding sequence TTGCCAGCACCATGGTCGGGGGCGGATTGCCTGATTCTCGCTCCTGGAAAAACTGCGGTTCGACTCGATCTGGTGGCTTATGAACTGAACCGGCCCGGGGGTTCGGTGGAATCGCTGGTGCAGTTGCTGGTGGCACTGGCGAAAGTGGTGAACCGCAATGGTGGGGATAATGCCCAGAATGAAGCGTTTTGGCAATCGAGCATGGAAACGTTACTGCGACAGGCATTGACTGCATTGCATTACGGTTCCCAGCAACCGCCGATCACAATGGATCTGTATCAGTTGCTGACCTCGTTGCCGGAATCAGCGGAATTTGTCCGCACGGAAGCGTTTTTAACTACGAAGTTAGCCCGATTGCTGGGCTTTGCCGGTCACCAGCAGTTTCCACCCCACATCAAGCAGCAGTTGGGGTTGGCATTTGATTATCTGACCGGCACCTTTGCCCGCTTATCGGATCGGACCCGTTCCGTGATTGAGGCAATGGTCAGGAATACCCTGGAACCTCTGGTCAGTACGGAAGCGGCTGAAGTGTTTGCCAGTGGGGTGGTCAATGAGACCCCCGATTCGATGATGGCTAATCGGAAAGTGGTGATTCTGGATTGGCCGGTATTGGTGGGAAATGAACCGGCACGAGCCTGGAATGCCCTCTGGATTCTGTTGTTCCAGCGTGCTGGTTTGCGGCGACCGATTGGACCGGATAGCCCGCCGCTGGTGGTGTTCCGGGATGAATACCCGCAGATTGCCACGCCCAGCGAAGATGCGAAAGCGACCTTGACGGGACGTTCCCAGAAGGTGCTCAGTGTTATTCTGTTTCAATCGTTGCCCGCTGCCATCAGTGCTCTGGGAGGCACCGATGTGGCCCGGCAGGAATTTTTGACGGTGCTGGGGAACCATGGCGTGAAGTTCATTGGCAACACGACCTGCCCCGAAACCGGCCAGTTTTTCTCCCAGATGTTTGGCAGTGATCGCCGGATGCTGATGAATGGCAGTATCCGGCCCGAAGAATTACACCCTGCTGATCTGTTGTTTGGCACACCCACCAATCAGCAGTTTGGCTTCAGTGAACAGATTCTCCCCCTGGTCCGACCGGAGCAGTTTGCCACTCTTCGGCGGGGAGAGTTCTTTATTCATCGGGCGGGACCTGCATTCCGCAATGGACGGCCTTTTAAGCGAATTCAGTTCGCGAAGGAATAG
- a CDS encoding inositol monophosphatase family protein, whose product MSTNLENWLTHAVHAARLGAEQLEFWRSRFTVREKARADLVTEGDQASQLAVIGYLQEQFPDHAFIGEEDPASKDIRELPSDAPPTWIIDPLDGTVNYAHDVPAYCVSIGLMAAGQLQVGVIFDPRMNELFTAALGGGAHLNGSPMSVSTISKLEYGLVSTGFPPNPDAQARIFPCWQEMSLSSQAIRRTGSTALNLAYVAAGRFDGYYALDNWAWDVAAGILLVTEAGGAVSSATGSPVNPFRPDILATNGHLQAEMLAIMAKYYQ is encoded by the coding sequence ATGTCTACCAATCTTGAAAACTGGCTTACCCACGCGGTGCATGCTGCCCGGTTGGGTGCGGAACAACTGGAATTCTGGCGCAGTCGATTTACCGTGCGGGAAAAAGCACGGGCCGATCTGGTTACCGAAGGCGATCAGGCGTCCCAATTAGCGGTGATCGGCTACTTGCAGGAACAATTCCCCGATCACGCGTTTATTGGTGAAGAAGACCCAGCATCGAAGGATATTCGGGAATTGCCTTCCGATGCACCGCCCACGTGGATTATCGATCCGCTGGATGGCACCGTCAATTATGCCCACGATGTGCCTGCGTATTGCGTTTCAATTGGTCTGATGGCGGCAGGTCAGCTTCAGGTGGGGGTCATTTTCGATCCACGAATGAACGAACTGTTCACCGCCGCACTGGGTGGGGGAGCACACCTGAACGGTTCACCCATGTCGGTCAGTACCATCAGCAAGCTGGAATACGGCCTGGTTTCGACTGGCTTCCCACCAAATCCGGATGCTCAAGCCCGAATTTTCCCCTGTTGGCAGGAAATGTCGCTCAGTTCGCAGGCAATCCGACGCACCGGTTCGACCGCGTTGAACCTGGCGTATGTGGCTGCGGGGCGATTCGATGGCTACTATGCACTGGACAACTGGGCATGGGACGTGGCTGCGGGTATTCTGCTGGTCACCGAAGCCGGAGGTGCGGTCAGCAGTGCGACCGGTTCACCTGTCAACCCGTTCCGGCCCGATATTCTGGCAACGAATGGCCACCTGCAGGCCGAAATGTTGGCCATCATGGCAAAATATTACCAATAG
- a CDS encoding dual specificity protein phosphatase family protein encodes MLQAVFRWWGAFAIAAIIIGVPLTYYRMVYFEERRFRTVSPERFYRAGQLPEDSLRKKIREFGIKTIINLQDENQDPKLAGHFFKKGTITESELCAQEGVKFIFLSWEGSRGLLPRSEASETNRPQVIDDFLKICDDPANYPIMIHCKAGLHRTGALTAIYRMEYDGWSQAEAMRELRANGFGDTKCTIANDYIYEYIYLYRPRDSAKKGSSR; translated from the coding sequence GTGTTACAGGCTGTTTTCCGCTGGTGGGGTGCGTTCGCCATTGCCGCAATCATCATTGGTGTGCCGTTAACCTACTATCGGATGGTTTACTTCGAAGAACGCCGTTTCCGCACCGTCAGCCCGGAACGGTTTTACCGTGCTGGCCAACTACCAGAAGATAGCTTGCGAAAAAAAATCCGTGAGTTCGGGATTAAAACAATTATCAACCTGCAGGATGAAAATCAGGACCCCAAACTGGCAGGCCATTTCTTCAAAAAAGGCACCATCACCGAAAGTGAACTTTGTGCCCAGGAAGGGGTGAAATTCATCTTTCTCTCATGGGAGGGGAGTCGTGGGTTGTTACCACGCAGCGAAGCGTCGGAAACCAATCGCCCACAGGTAATTGATGATTTTCTGAAAATCTGCGACGATCCCGCGAATTACCCCATCATGATCCACTGTAAGGCGGGCCTGCACCGCACTGGTGCCCTGACGGCAATCTACCGCATGGAATATGATGGGTGGTCGCAGGCGGAAGCAATGCGGGAATTACGTGCCAACGGATTCGGCGATACCAAGTGCACTATCGCAAACGACTACATCTATGAATACATTTATCTTTATCGCCCGAGAGATTCCGCGAAAAAAGGAAGTTCGCGATGA